From a single Pseudopipra pipra isolate bDixPip1 chromosome 15, bDixPip1.hap1, whole genome shotgun sequence genomic region:
- the LOC135422835 gene encoding LOW QUALITY PROTEIN: leukotriene C4 synthase-like (The sequence of the model RefSeq protein was modified relative to this genomic sequence to represent the inferred CDS: substituted 1 base at 1 genomic stop codon), whose product MRDQVDQLATITVLGVLEQAYFALQVIYARRKYKISPPETTGHPEFERIFRAQANCSEYFPIFISLLWIAGIFFHQGVTVACGLLYLYTRLKYFQGYAVAAQGRLGPMYASALLLCLLLGLAMAGLLAHFLQPHSSTXMAALAQPLQQHNFTFHCELGVDR is encoded by the exons ATGAGGGATCAGGTAGACCAGCTGGCCACCATCACGGTTTTGGGAGTCCTGGAGCAAG CCTATTTTGCACTGCAGGTGATCTATGCCCGTCGGAAGTACAAGATCTCCCCTCCTGAAACAACAGGTCACCCTGAGTTTGAGCGGATCTTCAGAGCTCA GGCAAACTGCTCAGAGTACTTCCCAATCTTCATTTCGCTCCTCTGGATTGCTGGAATCTTCTTCCATCAAG GTGTGACTGTGGCATGTGGGCTGCTGTACCTCTACACCCGCCTCAAGTACTTCCAGGGATACGCTGTGGCTGCACAGGGACG CTTGGGACCAATGTATGCCAGTGCCTTGCTGCTCTgtctgctgctggggctggcaatggctgggctcctggcacacttcctgcagccccactccTCCACATGAatggcagcactggcacagcccctCCAGCAACACA ATTTCACCTTCCACTGTGAACTTGGGGTTGACAGGTGA